In one Nicotiana tomentosiformis chromosome 6, ASM39032v3, whole genome shotgun sequence genomic region, the following are encoded:
- the LOC104107847 gene encoding auxin-responsive protein IAA4-like, which produces MECVMAHEKDLNLKATELRLGLPGTEDESIVSSSKNKKRGLPESAEDEDCESKKKTQIVGWPPVRSYRKNNIQPKKTETECGMYVKVSMDGAPYLRKIDLKMYKGYSELLKALENMFKLSIGEYSEREGYNGSEFAPAYEDKDGDLMLVGDVPWDMFLSSCKRLRIMKGSEARGLGCGV; this is translated from the coding sequence atggagTGCGTTATGGCTCATGAGAAAGATCTGAATCTGAAAGCAACAGAGCTAAGATTGGGATTACCAGGGACAGAAGATGAGTCTATTGTGTCAAGTTCCAAGAATAAGAAGAGGGGTTTGCCTGAATCAGCTGAGGATGAAGATTGTGAATCAAAGAAGAAGACACAAATAGTGGGATGGCCACCAGTGAGATCTTACAGGAAGAATAACATCCAACCAAAGAAGACAGAAACTGAGTGTGGAATGTATGTCAAAGTTAGTATGGATGGAGCTCCTTATCTTAGAAAAATTGATCTAAAAATGTATAAGGGGTATTCAGAACTACTCAAGGCATTAGAGAACATGTTCAAGCTCAGTATAGGTGAATATTCAGAAAGGGAAGGGTATAATGGGTCAGAATTTGCACCTGCCTATGAAGATAAAGATGGTGACTTGATGCTTGTTGGTGATGTTCCTTGGGATATGTTCTTATCTTCTTGCAAAAGGTTAAGGATAATGAAAGGATCAGAAGCAAGAGGCTTGGGTTGTGGAGTTTGA